The following are from one region of the Gammaproteobacteria bacterium genome:
- the ubiA gene encoding 4-hydroxybenzoate octaprenyltransferase codes for MNPDTKARLHQYVLLTRLNRPIGILLLLWPTLWALWIAGAGRPDPLVLVVFVLGVVLMRSAGCVINDYADRNIDPHVARTSDRPIAAGRVSPREALTLFAALCLMAFGLVLLMNRLTILLSLIGVLLAAVYPFMKRYTHLPQVVLGMAFGWAVPMVFAAQTGEIPKVAWLLFTATVLWATAYDTMYAMVDRPDDLKIGVKSTAILFGDADRPIIGAIQILFLLALLLIGRQLEMGLAYYIGLAAAAGLGVYQQYLIRNRDAAGCFKAFLNNSWFGAAIFCGIVLDYLF; via the coding sequence ATGAATCCTGATACCAAGGCGCGCCTGCATCAATATGTGCTCCTGACGCGGCTCAACCGGCCCATCGGCATCCTTTTATTGTTGTGGCCTACGCTGTGGGCATTGTGGATCGCGGGCGCGGGCCGTCCCGACCCGCTGGTGTTGGTCGTGTTCGTGCTGGGCGTAGTGTTGATGCGTTCGGCGGGGTGCGTGATCAACGATTACGCGGACCGGAACATCGACCCGCACGTGGCCCGCACGAGTGACCGGCCCATCGCCGCCGGGCGCGTCTCACCCCGGGAGGCGCTGACGCTGTTTGCTGCGCTGTGTCTGATGGCCTTCGGGCTGGTGTTATTGATGAACCGGCTGACCATCCTGCTGTCCTTGATTGGCGTGCTACTCGCGGCGGTTTACCCGTTCATGAAACGCTACACCCATCTGCCACAGGTGGTGCTGGGCATGGCGTTCGGCTGGGCAGTGCCGATGGTGTTCGCGGCGCAGACGGGCGAGATACCCAAAGTCGCCTGGCTGCTGTTCACCGCCACCGTGCTGTGGGCCACCGCCTACGACACCATGTATGCCATGGTGGACCGTCCCGATGACCTGAAGATTGGCGTCAAATCCACTGCGATTCTGTTTGGCGACGCCGACCGCCCGATCATCGGCGCCATCCAGATTTTGTTCCTGCTGGCACTGCTGCTGATCGGTAGGCAACTGGAAATGGGGCTGGCGTATTATATTGGCCTGGCTGCCGCCGCTGGCTTGGGTGTTTACCAGCAATACCTGATCAGAAACCGCGATGCGGCAGGCTGTTTCAAGGCGTTTCTCAACAACAGCTGGTTCGGCGCGGCGATATTTTGTGGCATAGTACTGGATTACCTTTTCTAA
- a CDS encoding KpsF/GutQ family sugar-phosphate isomerase, giving the protein MTLKSAPQEAQKLQRLGLAVIETEARAVSALVSRIDGNFVQACQYMLACEGRIVVLGMGKSGHIGGKIAATLASTGSPAFFVHPGEASHGDLGMITAKDVVMALSNSGETDEILTILPLIKRLGVPLIALTGNPRSTLAHAATVHVDVSVEQEACPLGLAPTSSTTATLVMGDALAVALLEARGFTAEDFARSHPGGRLGRRLLLLINDIMHTGEAIPKVREDALLKEALVEMSRKGLGMTAIVDEQGRAIGVFTDGDLRRALDHELDVHSTGIAEVMTRNGKTVRPDKLAAEALAIMETCKISALLVVDENGALVGALNMHDLLRAGVV; this is encoded by the coding sequence ATGACTTTAAAATCCGCGCCGCAGGAAGCGCAAAAACTGCAACGACTCGGGCTGGCGGTGATCGAAACCGAAGCGCGAGCGGTGTCTGCGCTTGTCTCGCGCATTGATGGCAACTTCGTCCAGGCCTGTCAGTACATGCTGGCCTGCGAGGGGCGCATCGTGGTGCTCGGCATGGGCAAGTCCGGCCATATCGGCGGCAAGATCGCGGCGACACTCGCCTCCACCGGTAGCCCGGCATTTTTTGTGCATCCCGGCGAGGCGAGCCACGGCGACCTGGGCATGATCACCGCCAAGGACGTCGTGATGGCGCTGTCCAACTCCGGCGAGACTGACGAGATCCTCACCATTTTGCCGCTGATCAAGCGGCTTGGTGTGCCTTTGATCGCACTTACCGGCAACCCGCGCTCCACGCTGGCGCACGCGGCGACGGTGCATGTCGACGTCAGTGTGGAACAGGAAGCCTGTCCACTCGGGCTGGCCCCCACCTCCAGCACCACGGCGACATTGGTGATGGGCGATGCGCTGGCCGTCGCGCTGCTCGAAGCGCGCGGCTTCACTGCCGAGGACTTCGCGCGCTCCCACCCCGGCGGACGGCTGGGGCGGCGTCTGCTGCTGCTGATCAATGACATCATGCACACCGGCGAGGCCATCCCCAAAGTGCGCGAGGACGCGCTGCTCAAAGAAGCATTGGTGGAAATGTCGCGCAAGGGGCTGGGCATGACGGCAATAGTCGATGAGCAAGGGCGCGCCATCGGCGTCTTCACCGATGGCGACCTGCGCCGCGCGCTGGATCATGAATTAGATGTGCATAGCACCGGCATCGCCGAGGTGATGACCCGCAACGGCAAAACCGTGCGCCCCGACAAGCTCGCCGCCGAGGCGCTCGCCATCATGGAAACCTGCAAGATCAGCGCGCTGCTGGTGGTAGATGAGAACGGCGCTCTGGTCGGCGCCCTGAATATGCACGACCTGCTGCGTGCGGGTGTGGTTTGA
- a CDS encoding HIT family protein produces MSVCLLCHPARETVLWSDGQCRVILVEDAAYPGFCRVIWQAHVKEMTDLALAQRHDLMSVVFAVEQALRETLQPDKINLASLGNQVPHLHWHVIPRLADDAHFPDPIWAVARREGQARQVDVEQLTQALARYLSAGWSSQ; encoded by the coding sequence GTATGCCTTTTATGTCACCCGGCGCGGGAGACAGTGCTCTGGAGCGACGGCCAGTGCCGCGTCATCCTTGTGGAGGATGCCGCTTATCCTGGGTTTTGTCGGGTTATCTGGCAGGCCCATGTGAAAGAAATGACCGATCTTGCCCTGGCGCAACGGCATGACCTGATGTCCGTGGTGTTTGCCGTGGAGCAGGCGCTGCGTGAAACCCTACAGCCAGACAAGATCAACCTGGCGTCGCTCGGCAATCAGGTGCCGCATCTTCACTGGCACGTCATCCCGCGCCTTGCGGATGACGCCCACTTTCCCGACCCCATCTGGGCCGTGGCGCGGCGTGAGGGCCAGGCACGGCAGGTGGATGTGGAACAGCTCACTCAGGCGCTGGCAAGGTATCTCTCTGCGGGCTGGAGCAGCCAGTGA